One Desulfobulbus propionicus DSM 2032 DNA segment encodes these proteins:
- a CDS encoding flavodoxin family protein produces MKVLAINGSPRKTWNTATLLKKALEGAASQGAVTELVHLYDLTYKGCTSCFACKMIGGPSNGRCAMQDELRPILEKIETEVDALILGSPIYFGQMSGEMRSFFERLLFAPLVYSQPPRSIFPRTVPSAVILTMNVTEELSRQIGYEAMFNATQGALSRNFGTAAEILCCFDTCQFADYSKVVMEYMDPAHKMARRTEAFPEDCQRAFALGARLAGGS; encoded by the coding sequence ATGAAGGTCCTGGCCATCAACGGCAGTCCAAGAAAGACATGGAATACCGCCACCCTGCTGAAAAAGGCGCTGGAAGGGGCCGCCTCACAAGGGGCGGTCACCGAACTGGTTCATCTCTATGACCTCACCTACAAGGGCTGCACCAGCTGCTTTGCCTGCAAGATGATCGGCGGCCCGAGCAACGGTCGCTGCGCCATGCAAGACGAGTTACGTCCCATTCTGGAAAAAATCGAAACCGAGGTCGATGCCCTCATCCTCGGTTCGCCGATCTATTTCGGGCAGATGAGCGGCGAGATGCGCTCTTTTTTTGAACGGCTGCTGTTCGCGCCGCTGGTCTACAGCCAGCCGCCGCGCTCGATTTTCCCGCGAACGGTGCCCAGCGCGGTCATCCTCACCATGAACGTCACCGAGGAGCTGAGCCGCCAGATCGGCTACGAGGCGATGTTCAACGCCACCCAGGGCGCCCTGAGCCGCAACTTCGGTACAGCGGCGGAAATCCTCTGCTGCTTTGATACCTGCCAGTTCGCCGACTATTCCAAGGTGGTGATGGAGTACATGGACCCGGCCCACAAGATGGCACGCCGGACCGAAGCCTTTCCCGAGGATTGCCAGCGGGCCTTTGCTCTGGGCGCGCGGCTGGCG